DNA sequence from the Tissierella sp. MB52-C2 genome:
GAGGAATTTACAATATATTTAAATAGATAACATTAAAAAGATGAAAATGCTATAAACTTTAACTTCAATGGAGTAAAGAATACATCTCCAGCAGAAACAGTAGAAAGTTGTGCACTGGACTATTGTGTAAACAGAGGTAAAGAATTAATAAATTGGGATAAAAAATATCCACGTAAGATCATAAGTAATAGTAAAGTACGTGGAGTTGGAATGGCTATTGCTCGACAGGGATCAGGTATAGCAAGAGTTGATATGGGATCTGCTACTATAAACATGTGTGATGATGGATCGTTTACATTATTAGTAGGTGCTACAGATCTTGGGACTGGTAGTGACACTATATTGTCACAAATCTGTGCAGAAACTATCGGGGTAGATTTTGATAAGATCAATATCATTGCCTCAGACACGGATATAACTCCATATGATGGAGGTGCTTATGCATCTAGTACTACCTATGTAACTGGAAATGCAGTACTAAAAGCTGCTTCAGAAATGAAACGATTAATTGAGTTAGAGGGAGCTAAAGTTCTGGGAGTAGAAGTAGATAATGTGGAATTTAATGGTAAAGAAGTCAAAGTGGAGGGTTATAATGAAAAAATTAGTTTAGAAGACTTAGCCACTAAACTGATATATACCAGAAAACAATTAACAGCTCCAGATTCCTATCTAGCTCATAAATCTCCACCTCCATATATGTCAGAATTTGCAGAGGTAGAAGTTGATTTAGAAATTGGGAAAATGATAACTAATAATCTTATGAAATATAAAATACCTACAAGAAAAGATATTGGACGAATTACAGTAGAATTTGCAGAAAGCTATGAGCCAACTGGACCATTTGGTGCCAAATCAATAGGTGAGGTTGTCATTAATAGTTCTTCTCCGGCAATTCAGGATGCAATATTTAATGCAACTGGTGTTAGAGTAAGATCTCTTCCCATAACTCCAGAAAAAGTTTTAAAAGGATTAAAACAATTAAGTAAGAAAAAATAGATGAGTAGGATTCATTGATATGCTGAAAAGGTATATTTAAGGTAATAAACTGCTATTAATATATAGCTTTAATAGTTCATCTATTCTCTACCCTACAATATATATAAAAACTTAATAATTAAAACTATAAATGCATTAGGATACCAATATCTTAATGCATTTATTTTATATCACTCCAAAACTAATTAAGGGATCTATACTTAAGACCAGATACTAGTCTAATTGAGTATAGCAAGAATATTTAATCGAAAGAGAATAGTAAAATAAAACTGAACTCTTTAAGTTATTCCCAAGCTACTTCTTAAAACTTTTTGAATCTCGAATTAGTGATATTTTCAATATTCATTGCTAATGTAAGGTTAGTACTGAAGATAAAAGTAGTTATATCAAAGATATTTCTAATGGATAAGTTATAGTATGTTTTACCTGGGCATAATATATATGGGGGTGTGGATAATGTTAAAACATTCATCTTTTAAAAAGTGGGAAGTTGTTGGTTTTTTCTGGATTGTCATATTGGGCTCACTGCTACATTTTACTTTTGAATTATCTGGAGGGTCTAAATTAGTTGCTTTATTTAGTCCAGTAAATGAGAGCGTGTGGGAACATTTAAAACTGGGATACTTTTCATTAACATTTTTCATGATAATAAAGTATTTTTTTATAAAGAATAAGGTGGATAATTTCTTTATAGCCAATTTTATGGGAATAATATCTATGTCTATTTTCATTATAGTTGTATTTTATAGTTATGAAGCTATAACTGGCAGCCACAATCTAATAGTAGATATTGGCTCTTTTGTATTAGGTGCATTACTTTGTCAAATAATAAGCTATAACATTATGACAAAGAATATAAGAGTATCAGATAGTTTTGGATTAATAATGTTTATACTTATGGGTTTAAGCTTTATGTTTTTTACATTTTATCCATTGCATATACCATTATTTATGGACTCAAGAGGCTTTTATGGAATAAAATAACTATATTTCTTGGGAGAACAGTTTTGATTTTGTATCATAATATTCCAACTAAATTTGATACTTTAATTATATCAAAAAGAGCTTGAAATTACAGCTAATCACTGTCTTTTCAAGCTCTCCATTAATTAATTAAATTAGAGGATTTTTTCAGTAGTCCTGATTAACATCCTTATTCTTTTATTACTGGTCTATCTTTATCTCTTTCCATTAAGAATTTTATACAATATAACCCTGCTAATCCTACCAGTCCATATACAATTCTACTAAGAACTGCATCTTGTCCTCCGAAAATTGTAGCAACTAAATCAAATTGGAATAATGCAATTAATCCCCAGTTTAATGCTCCTATTATTACTAAAACTAAGCTCAGTGTATCCATTATATTTCTCCTTTCAATTTTATTAATTTGTAAATATTTCTATAATTTTAATATTTCCTATTTATTTAAAAATAAACATATAATTTACAAAGCTGTAATGTCATTATACATATGATTATAGGACTCAAATCCACCAGATTCAAAACTGCATCTATAGTTATTACCTATCAGTTAATCCATTAATATGTCCAACACACCCAAAACAATGTGTGCTAATCCATAGCCTATTAGTCCAGTTGTTATCATTACTTCTCTATTTTTGCTTCACATTTGGACACCATAATTGCCAAAGTTTGCATATGTAACAAAATTAAGGAATCTATTTCCTAAATTCTGTGATAGAACAATATTTAATAGAACATGTAGAAATTTACATTGGATGATTTGAGTGATAACAGAAGAAAATTGAAAAAATAGAGTTTAAATTATAAGGTTACTGGTTGATGGATTGATAGATGAATTATATAATATGATGTACATAAGTAAAATAAGGCGAATTAAATGGAGTATATTATGGTAGGAAAGTATAAAGTAATAACTTTGTGTGGGAGTACGAGGTTTAAAGATGAGTTCTTGAAAGTACAAAAACAATTAACTCTAGAAGGGAATATAGTTATTTCAGTAGGATTGTTTGGACATGCTGATGGTGAGTTTGAAAATGTCATCACTCCTGAAATTAAAGTAATGCTTGACGATATACATAAAAGAAAAATCGATATGTCGGATGAAATTTATGTGATTAACAAAAACGGATATATAGGCGAAAGTACAAAAGGTGAAATAGAATACGCTATAAAGACTGGAAAAAGGGTTGATTATTTAGAGTGCCATAATGCTTAGTCTGTTTCACAATATTTATAAAATGTGTAATAGATGAATATAAACAGGGAGGATTAAATGAAAATAGCAAGTATGCTTGAAAATAAAAAGATTAAAGTAGCTGAAATTCCAAAATGGGGAACTTTTCTACGAAAACTGTGGGAAGATAACTTTGCTAATCATTTAACTCTTGAAGAGAAAAAGGATATATATCTTTGGAACAATAATGATTTTTGTGGTTATTTATGGCACCTGTTTAGCTATGAGAAAAAAGAATGTCTACAAGGACAAGAAGCTGAAAAGGCCTTTAATGATGAGCATAAGGGTTCTTGTTATGTATTTTGGCAACACACAGATTATGTTTTAATTCTTGAGAATGCAGATGTACTGAATTCAAATGATTTAGAGGGAGAATATGATATCTATGTTGTGGATAAAGAATTTAATTGGACTTATGTAAAGACACATGAAACTGGGTTGTGCGGATCTTACTACGGTCGAAAAGATACAAAAATATAAAAAATGCTTGATTTCACATACGTAGAAAAAAGCAAGGAATGGTATTTGGCCGAATGAATATCCTATCATTTCTTCAAACAATAGGATACTATAGGGAGTTATTTAGTATTGGGATTAGACCATAAGAAATTGTTGAATGGATATTAAGGTGGCAAACAAATGAATTTGTTTCTCTATATTAAAGAGAACTTACATTCCATGCAAGGAGGATAAGTATGAAAAACTTTCAAAGAGAAGACCTAATGTTTTCGTTATGTGGTTTGAATTGCGAACTTTGCACTATGAAATTGGATAATTACTGCCCTGGTTGTGGTGGAGGTGCAGGTAATCAGGGTTGTGCTATTGCCAGGTGTAGTTTACAGCATGGAGACATTGAATACTGTTATCTATGCAATGAATATCCTTGTGAAGAATATAGGGGCATAGATGAATTTGATTCTTTTATTACCCATCGCAATCAGCTTAAAGATATGAAAAAAGCGCAGAAAATAGATATAGAACAGTACAATTCTGAATTAATAGAAAAAGCCGAGATACTAAAACATTTGCTCGCAAACTATAACGATGGACGTAGAAAAAGCTTTTTTGGTATAGCTGTAAACCTTTTAGATTTGCATGATTTAAAAAACATTATAGAACAGATCAATTCCAAGACTGCATATGAAAACTTAACTCTAAAAGAAAAAGCAAGTGTTGCAGTGACAGTTTTTCAAACTGCTGCAGAACCGAAAAATATTGTTTTAAAGCTTAATAAAAAGCATGCAAAGAAGTAATACATTTTGGTAAAGAATAAGCCCCAAATTTGATTAGTAACTAAAAAGGCTAAGCCTTAGGTTTTTCAAGACCTATAGACTTGGCCTATTTTTTTATACCAAAACACAGGTGATTTAGTTATACTAGACATTGGTCTACCTAAGATTGATGGCTGGTCAGTATGTCGTAGAATACGGAAAAATTCTAATATTCCTATAATAATGAGGATTGATGAATTAATGAATAACAAAGAAGAATTTAATATTATAGAGAAGATCTTATGTATAATTCCAATTTTATTTATATTGGCTATGTTTATATTACATTTAATTTTGCCAAAGAAAACTTTTTCAATAGAAGAAAAGCGTTATTTAGCACAAAATCCCTCAATAAAGCTTGAAGAAGTATTAAATGGTAGTTATTGTACTAAAATTGAATTATACTTTTCAGATCAGTTTTCTTTTCGAGATTTTTGGGTTAATATTCAAGACGGTTCCAATCAAGTTTTATTTAAAAAGTGGGAAATATGTTAGGATATACATAAATAAGTTTAATTCTTAATCATTATATTGACTGAACTGGTCATTTGAGTTACAATATATACATATATGACTACTGTGGTCACTTTAACAAAGGAGCTGGTTATTATTTATTCTAAATTTAAGAATTTAAAATTAGAAAAACAGAAACAAATTATTGATGCCGCATTAAAGGAATTTGCTCAAAATGGATTTGAAAAGGCATCAACAAATGAAATTGTAAAAAATGCAAATATCTCTAAGGGAGCATTATTTAATTATTTTAATAGTAAAAAAGATCTATATATATATTTATTTAACTACAGTATTGAGATTATTGAGAACTTATATGAGGAAATCGATTTAAATGAAAGAGATATATTTAAGAGGATTGGAAATATTGGATTACAGAAATTGCAAATTCAGAAGGAGTTTTCCTATGCTTTTGACTTTCTAGCCTCTTTACAACTGGAAGAATCAATGGAAGTAAAGACTATTATCGGAGAAAAGGTGGCTATTATTTATGATAAAGGAATAAAAAAAATGTATAAACATATTGATTATTCTAAGTTTCGTGATGATATAGAAATAGAAAAGGCAATTGAAATTTTGAACTGGACAATGTTTGGATTTGGAGAGAAAGTTATTAAAAAAATAGATACCTTTAAAGATAGCACCGAATTCGGGGAAAAAACTCTTGAGGAATGGGAGCGTTATGCTGATATATTGAAAAATAACTTTTATAAATAAGGGTCTAGAAGCTTGAAAAGCTATGAAAATATAAGAAAAGGGGTGCGTATATTATGACAACGATTCTAAAAGTCCAGGGTTTACAAAAAAGATTTGGGAAGGTTCAAGCATTAAGTGATGTAACATTTAATGTGGAGGCTGGGGAGGTTATTGGATTTATTGGTCCTAATGGAGCTGGTAAATCTACTACTATCCGTATTTTACTAGGTATTATTAAAAGAGATGGAGGAAATGCAGAAATATTTGGAAAGGATGCTTGGAAAGATAGTTTTGAAATTCATAAGAAAATATCCTATGTTCCTGGAGATGTGTCTTTGTGGGGGAGTCTGACAGGAGGGGAAATCATTGATTTATTTATGAAATTACATGGTTCTGGAGATAAGGAAAAGCGGGATTATTTAATTGAACGTTTTGAATTAGATCCTAGAAAAAAGGCTAAAGGATATTCTAAAGGTAATCGCCAAAAAGTTGGTTTAATTGCGGCATTATCAGTTGATTCAGATTTATATATCTTTGATGAGCCGACTTCTGGTCTTGATCCTTTGATGGAACATGTTTTCCAAGAAGAAGTTGAAAAAATTAAAGCTGCAGGTAAATCAGTTTTACTATCTTCT
Encoded proteins:
- a CDS encoding molybdopterin cofactor-binding domain-containing protein — its product is MNWDKKYPRKIISNSKVRGVGMAIARQGSGIARVDMGSATINMCDDGSFTLLVGATDLGTGSDTILSQICAETIGVDFDKINIIASDTDITPYDGGAYASSTTYVTGNAVLKAASEMKRLIELEGAKVLGVEVDNVEFNGKEVKVEGYNEKISLEDLATKLIYTRKQLTAPDSYLAHKSPPPYMSEFAEVEVDLEIGKMITNNLMKYKIPTRKDIGRITVEFAESYEPTGPFGAKSIGEVVINSSSPAIQDAIFNATGVRVRSLPITPEKVLKGLKQLSKKK
- a CDS encoding DUF6512 family protein; the protein is MLKHSSFKKWEVVGFFWIVILGSLLHFTFELSGGSKLVALFSPVNESVWEHLKLGYFSLTFFMIIKYFFIKNKVDNFFIANFMGIISMSIFIIVVFYSYEAITGSHNLIVDIGSFVLGALLCQIISYNIMTKNIRVSDSFGLIMFILMGLSFMFFTFYPLHIPLFMDSRGFYGIK
- a CDS encoding DUF378 domain-containing protein — translated: MDTLSLVLVIIGALNWGLIALFQFDLVATIFGGQDAVLSRIVYGLVGLAGLYCIKFLMERDKDRPVIKE
- a CDS encoding DUF4275 family protein: MKIASMLENKKIKVAEIPKWGTFLRKLWEDNFANHLTLEEKKDIYLWNNNDFCGYLWHLFSYEKKECLQGQEAEKAFNDEHKGSCYVFWQHTDYVLILENADVLNSNDLEGEYDIYVVDKEFNWTYVKTHETGLCGSYYGRKDTKI
- a CDS encoding DUF3795 domain-containing protein, with product MKNFQREDLMFSLCGLNCELCTMKLDNYCPGCGGGAGNQGCAIARCSLQHGDIEYCYLCNEYPCEEYRGIDEFDSFITHRNQLKDMKKAQKIDIEQYNSELIEKAEILKHLLANYNDGRRKSFFGIAVNLLDLHDLKNIIEQINSKTAYENLTLKEKASVAVTVFQTAAEPKNIVLKLNKKHAKK
- a CDS encoding DHHW family protein, with product MNNKEEFNIIEKILCIIPILFILAMFILHLILPKKTFSIEEKRYLAQNPSIKLEEVLNGSYCTKIELYFSDQFSFRDFWVNIQDGSNQVLFKKWEIC
- a CDS encoding TetR/AcrR family transcriptional regulator, giving the protein MTTVVTLTKELVIIYSKFKNLKLEKQKQIIDAALKEFAQNGFEKASTNEIVKNANISKGALFNYFNSKKDLYIYLFNYSIEIIENLYEEIDLNERDIFKRIGNIGLQKLQIQKEFSYAFDFLASLQLEESMEVKTIIGEKVAIIYDKGIKKMYKHIDYSKFRDDIEIEKAIEILNWTMFGFGEKVIKKIDTFKDSTEFGEKTLEEWERYADILKNNFYK
- a CDS encoding ABC transporter ATP-binding protein codes for the protein MTTILKVQGLQKRFGKVQALSDVTFNVEAGEVIGFIGPNGAGKSTTIRILLGIIKRDGGNAEIFGKDAWKDSFEIHKKISYVPGDVSLWGSLTGGEIIDLFMKLHGSGDKEKRDYLIERFELDPRKKAKGYSKGNRQKVGLIAALSVDSDLYIFDEPTSGLDPLMEHVFQEEVEKIKAAGKSVLLSSHILSEVERLADKVVIIRQGEIVEAGTLDELRHLTRSTVTLETEKDVAKMLNVKGVHDFVQKDNQGIFSADHKYLNDILVEATKLGVKKFEAAPPTLEDLFMRHYEG